A window from Polynucleobacter sp. MWH-UH25E encodes these proteins:
- a CDS encoding porin has product MKTFNKFALAASLLCTAGALQAQSSVTVYGLLDVGVMAQTNAGNLNTSTWGNSGAPLNYPGVKNGNVFGFMTGGESQSRLGFKGSEDLGGGTKTFFLLEQGFNAATGVTASNGMAGNGSSTSASQGGDNALQGLLFGRGAYAGIGNEQYGTLTLGRQQGLMLQNIGSYNPVNAQMFSPIAFSGTYGGGGYTDNAYVSGAIQYAKKYNGFNLKAMYAPGGVAGNNSAGTTSGFQLGYEEAKWGVQAIATHTTDATKLTGITYGTTISTANGAVSPVGATKAGTNEVLVTLANTSALQLTSKFQATDKLNLKAGYERMFIGTPSNFQMYSGLPVLPSGFSIASWTPNRNNYNINVYWVGANYNFTQSLIGSIGYYYAGTLQSGTQLSGVQQFQSAMLDYYMSKRTNLYLGIGNINTSGSNVQPLPAGSMLSGKTVSTQQTFGMGMRHTF; this is encoded by the coding sequence ATGAAAACATTCAATAAATTCGCTTTGGCTGCTAGCTTGCTTTGCACAGCTGGAGCCCTACAAGCCCAGTCAAGTGTGACAGTCTATGGCTTACTCGATGTGGGCGTTATGGCACAAACCAATGCGGGTAATCTCAATACCTCCACCTGGGGTAACTCGGGTGCGCCATTAAATTATCCTGGGGTGAAAAACGGTAACGTGTTTGGATTTATGACAGGTGGCGAGAGCCAAAGCCGCCTGGGTTTTAAGGGTTCAGAAGATTTGGGGGGTGGCACTAAAACTTTCTTTTTATTAGAACAAGGCTTTAATGCAGCAACAGGGGTAACCGCAAGCAATGGTATGGCTGGTAACGGATCGTCCACTAGCGCAAGCCAAGGTGGAGATAACGCGCTGCAAGGATTGCTATTTGGTCGCGGTGCCTATGCCGGTATAGGTAATGAGCAGTACGGCACCTTGACGCTAGGTCGTCAGCAAGGACTCATGTTGCAAAACATTGGTAGTTATAACCCAGTCAATGCGCAGATGTTTTCACCGATTGCTTTCTCGGGTACCTATGGTGGTGGTGGCTATACTGATAATGCTTATGTGAGCGGCGCTATTCAATACGCTAAAAAATACAATGGCTTTAATCTCAAGGCGATGTATGCGCCTGGTGGTGTAGCGGGTAATAACTCAGCGGGTACTACTAGCGGTTTTCAGCTAGGCTATGAAGAGGCTAAGTGGGGCGTGCAAGCCATTGCAACCCATACTACTGATGCAACTAAACTGACAGGTATTACCTATGGCACAACAATTTCTACAGCAAATGGTGCTGTTTCCCCGGTAGGCGCTACAAAGGCTGGAACAAATGAGGTTTTGGTTACTCTAGCAAATACCTCTGCATTGCAATTAACTAGCAAATTCCAAGCAACTGATAAATTGAATTTGAAGGCTGGATATGAGCGTATGTTTATTGGTACGCCAAGTAATTTTCAGATGTATTCTGGATTGCCTGTATTACCCAGTGGATTTTCAATCGCGAGCTGGACCCCTAATCGAAATAACTACAACATTAATGTATATTGGGTGGGTGCCAACTACAACTTTACTCAATCTTTGATTGGCTCTATAGGTTATTACTATGCGGGAACGCTGCAATCGGGTACTCAGCTTAGTGGAGTACAGCAATTTCAGTCTGCCATGCTTGATTACTATATGAGTAAGCGTACTAATTTGTATTTGGGTATTGGCAACATCAATACTTCAGGTTCAAACGTTCAGCCATTACCAGCGGGGAGCATGTTAAGCGGCAAGACTGTAAGTACACAGCAGACCTTTGGCATGGGAATGCGCCATACCTTTTAA